In Pseudomonas fluorescens, one genomic interval encodes:
- a CDS encoding Bax inhibitor-1/YccA family protein, which produces MREQDYAVHNSVQAEQLEVSRVLRNTYGLLALTLAFSGVMAFVAQQMRVGYPNIFVVLIGFYGLFFLTNKLRDSAWGLVSAFALTGFMGFLLGPILNRYLGMQGGAEVVSSAFAMTALVFGGLSAYVLITRKDMSFLGGFITAGFFVLLGATLASMFFQISGLQLAISAGFVLFSSVCILFQTSAIIHGGERNYIMATISLYVSIYNLFISLLQIFGIMSRDD; this is translated from the coding sequence ATGCGCGAACAGGATTACGCAGTTCACAACAGCGTGCAGGCTGAGCAGCTAGAGGTTAGCCGCGTCCTGCGCAACACTTACGGTCTACTGGCGCTTACCCTTGCATTCAGCGGTGTGATGGCGTTCGTGGCGCAGCAGATGCGTGTCGGCTACCCGAACATTTTCGTAGTGCTGATCGGTTTCTACGGGCTGTTCTTCCTCACCAACAAACTCCGTGATTCTGCGTGGGGCCTGGTGTCCGCCTTTGCGCTGACCGGTTTCATGGGTTTCCTGCTCGGCCCGATCCTCAACCGTTACCTGGGCATGCAGGGCGGCGCTGAAGTGGTCAGTTCGGCATTCGCGATGACCGCGCTGGTGTTCGGTGGTCTCTCGGCCTACGTGCTGATCACCCGCAAGGACATGAGCTTCCTCGGTGGTTTCATCACCGCCGGTTTCTTCGTGTTGCTGGGTGCAACGCTGGCGAGCATGTTCTTCCAGATCAGCGGCCTGCAACTGGCGATCAGCGCCGGTTTCGTGCTGTTCTCGTCGGTGTGCATTCTGTTCCAGACCAGCGCGATCATCCACGGTGGCGAGCGCAACTACATCATGGCAACCATCAGCCTGTATGTATCGATCTACAACCTGTTCATCAGCTTGTTGCAGATCTTCGGCATCATGAGCCGCGACGACTGA